Proteins encoded in a region of the uncultured Sunxiuqinia sp. genome:
- a CDS encoding cupin domain-containing protein yields the protein MSVVVPLQATNAPHRHVEDEFFFVLEGEAQLYLDGTTKGAAYASFYCPSGVERSLGI from the coding sequence ATGAGCGTTGTTGTTCCTCTTCAGGCAACTAATGCTCCACACAGACATGTCGAGGATGAGTTCTTCTTTGTTCTGGAAGGTGAAGCCCAACTCTATCTAGATGGAACGACAAAGGGCGCTGCCTACGCAAGCTTCTATTGCCCATCAGGAGTTGAACGTAGCTTGGGAATATAG
- a CDS encoding 3'-5' exonuclease, with amino-acid sequence MFSIIDIETTGQSAQQGKITEIAIYVHNGTKVIDSFITLVNPECHISYFITKLTGIDNQMVANAPKFFEIAKQVVEITRGTTFVAHNVGFDYKFIQQEYLRLGYEYKCKTMCTVKLSRKYLPGHSSYSLGKLCDDLNIKIDGRHRAGGDALATVKLFEIILQKHVNPSLSSQPVQRRLF; translated from the coding sequence TTGTTCAGTATTATCGACATAGAAACAACCGGACAGAGTGCGCAGCAAGGAAAAATCACTGAAATAGCCATCTATGTACACAATGGAACCAAGGTTATTGACTCCTTTATCACCTTAGTCAACCCCGAATGTCACATCTCCTACTTCATCACTAAACTTACTGGCATTGACAATCAAATGGTTGCCAACGCCCCCAAGTTTTTTGAGATTGCCAAGCAGGTTGTGGAGATAACTCGGGGAACAACTTTCGTAGCACACAATGTCGGTTTCGATTATAAATTTATTCAGCAGGAATATTTACGATTAGGCTACGAGTACAAATGTAAAACGATGTGTACCGTAAAACTTAGTCGCAAATATTTACCCGGCCATTCTTCGTATTCCCTCGGGAAATTATGCGATGACCTTAACATTAAGATTGACGGGAGACACCGCGCCGGAGGAGATGCATTGGCCACAGTAAAGCTTTTTGAAATTATTTTGCAAAAGCATGTTAATCCTTCACTAAGCTCTCAGCCTGTTCAACGAAGATTATTCTAA
- a CDS encoding OmpA family protein — MKRIFLLSFFISMGLLLQAQTADKKWAVGLGGGAYYGNTLEGTGIMTEFYLSRYLNSSFDLMLLNNLGLSNSEVENTLDISATFLNLRYKLNNGYILNENSGIQPYLYGGPGLIQDNEVSGFNFDAGAGFKFPLSSSIALFVEGGYINGLSEDKADEENVLPESFFKGVAGIEISFGKKKDSDGDGVTDRKDDCPDTPQGVVVDENGCPVDTDGDGLPDYKDDCPTEPGELALNGCPDRDGDGVADKDDDCPDTPGLKEFDGCPDTDGDGVIDKKDECPDTPKGYKVDEKGCPIDTDGDGLVDEEDDCPNEAGPIDNKGCPIVTFEFSSIHFEFDKYDLKSSAQKELDDIAEIMNEDETVEVELYGHADEIGSAQYNMDLSEKRADAARSYLVSKGVPAERIVKVVPLGQTQPVAPNDTEEGRAKNRRVEIKAVE, encoded by the coding sequence ATGAAAAGAATATTTTTACTTTCCTTTTTTATAAGCATGGGATTATTGCTTCAAGCACAAACAGCTGATAAAAAGTGGGCTGTTGGACTCGGTGGTGGTGCCTATTACGGTAACACGCTTGAGGGTACTGGTATTATGACAGAGTTTTATTTAAGCAGGTACTTAAACTCATCATTTGACTTGATGCTTTTAAACAATCTGGGTTTATCAAATTCAGAAGTTGAAAATACGCTTGATATTAGCGCGACATTTCTTAATTTAAGGTATAAGCTGAACAATGGCTATATTCTGAATGAGAACAGTGGGATTCAGCCGTACCTTTATGGGGGGCCTGGTCTGATTCAGGATAATGAGGTTTCCGGATTTAATTTTGATGCAGGCGCTGGCTTTAAGTTTCCGTTAAGTTCAAGTATCGCTTTATTTGTTGAAGGCGGATACATTAATGGCCTAAGTGAGGATAAAGCGGATGAAGAGAATGTATTGCCTGAAAGCTTTTTTAAAGGAGTTGCGGGAATCGAAATTAGCTTCGGGAAAAAGAAAGATTCTGACGGGGACGGTGTTACAGATCGTAAAGACGATTGTCCCGATACTCCTCAAGGAGTTGTTGTGGATGAAAATGGATGCCCTGTGGATACCGATGGAGATGGATTGCCGGATTATAAAGACGATTGCCCAACTGAACCGGGTGAACTTGCCCTGAATGGATGTCCGGACCGGGATGGTGATGGAGTCGCAGACAAAGATGATGATTGCCCTGATACACCCGGACTAAAAGAGTTTGATGGTTGTCCGGATACTGACGGTGATGGTGTGATTGATAAGAAGGATGAATGTCCGGATACACCAAAAGGTTATAAAGTAGATGAAAAAGGATGCCCAATTGATACCGATGGTGATGGATTAGTTGATGAAGAAGATGATTGCCCGAATGAAGCAGGACCGATCGATAATAAAGGATGCCCAATTGTAACATTTGAATTCAGTTCCATTCATTTTGAATTTGATAAGTATGATTTGAAATCATCTGCTCAAAAAGAATTGGATGATATTGCTGAAATAATGAATGAAGATGAAACCGTGGAGGTTGAATTGTATGGTCATGCTGATGAAATTGGTTCGGCCCAATACAATATGGATCTATCGGAGAAGAGAGCAGATGCCGCTCGTAGCTACCTGGTGAGTAAAGGTGTACCTGCAGAGAGAATCGTTAAAGTTGTGCCTCTTGGGCAAACTCAACCCGTTGCTCCTAACGATACAGAGGAAGGAAGAGCTAAAAACAGACGAGTAGAGATTAAAGCCGTTGAATAA
- the argS gene encoding arginine--tRNA ligase, with product MHIDQIIKEKVVEAIASLYGQTVDTSAVQIQNTRKDVEGDMTVVVFPFLRFSKKAPEQTGEELGGYLTENVDLVENFSVIKGFLNLMIAQNYWLSVLESAAADDTFGFTQPQEDSPLVMVEYSSPNTNKPLHLGHIRNNLLGYSIGEIIKANGNELVKTNIVNDRGIHICKSMYAWQQWGDGKTPQSTGIKGDHLVGDFYVLFDKHYKQEISELVEQGMSKEDAEQKAPSIVAARDMLRKWEAKDPEVTKLWQTMNQWVYAGFDVTYKELGVDFDKIYHESDTYLVGKDEVFRGLKEGVFYQREDQSVWADLTKDGLDEKILLRSDGTSVYMTQDIGTAKLRFDDYKIDKMIYVVGNEQNYHFQVLSVLLDKLGYEWGKGLHHFSYGMVELPHGKMKSREGTVVDADDLMAEMIEVARKTSEELGKLEGYTDDELNRTYKIIALGALKYFMLKVDPKKNMLFNPEESIDFNGNTGPFIQYTHARIRSVIRKATKKGIQLSFDLDSTLNLSEKEQELIKSISLYPTVVKEAGDIYSPALIANYIYSLVKEFNQFYHDHTILGEEDESVRNFRLLLSQTIADIVKSGMGLLGIEVPERM from the coding sequence ATGCATATTGACCAAATCATAAAAGAGAAAGTTGTTGAAGCGATAGCCTCACTTTATGGGCAGACAGTTGACACTAGTGCTGTTCAAATTCAAAATACACGTAAAGATGTTGAAGGAGATATGACAGTCGTTGTTTTTCCTTTCTTGCGTTTTTCAAAGAAAGCACCGGAGCAAACAGGCGAAGAACTCGGTGGATATTTGACGGAGAATGTCGATTTGGTTGAGAACTTTTCAGTTATCAAAGGTTTTTTGAATTTGATGATTGCTCAAAACTACTGGTTGTCTGTCTTAGAAAGCGCGGCAGCTGACGATACTTTCGGTTTTACACAGCCCCAGGAAGATTCTCCGTTGGTGATGGTTGAGTATTCATCGCCAAACACAAATAAACCTTTACATTTAGGGCATATCCGTAATAATTTGTTGGGGTACTCTATTGGTGAAATAATAAAAGCCAACGGCAATGAATTAGTAAAAACGAATATTGTTAACGATCGCGGAATTCATATTTGCAAGTCGATGTATGCCTGGCAACAATGGGGTGATGGAAAAACTCCACAAAGTACAGGGATAAAAGGAGACCATTTGGTTGGTGACTTTTATGTGCTGTTTGATAAGCATTACAAACAAGAAATTAGCGAGTTGGTCGAGCAGGGAATGAGCAAAGAAGATGCTGAGCAAAAGGCTCCTTCCATTGTGGCTGCTCGTGATATGTTGAGGAAGTGGGAGGCCAAAGATCCAGAGGTTACTAAGTTGTGGCAGACAATGAATCAATGGGTGTATGCTGGATTTGATGTGACCTATAAAGAACTTGGTGTTGATTTCGATAAAATATATCACGAATCGGATACCTATTTGGTCGGTAAAGATGAGGTTTTCAGAGGATTGAAAGAAGGTGTTTTTTATCAGCGAGAGGATCAATCGGTGTGGGCTGATTTGACAAAAGACGGATTGGATGAAAAAATTCTTCTTCGGAGCGATGGTACTTCTGTTTATATGACCCAGGATATTGGCACCGCAAAATTACGCTTCGACGATTACAAAATCGACAAGATGATTTATGTTGTTGGTAATGAGCAAAATTATCATTTCCAAGTGTTGTCGGTCTTGTTAGATAAGCTTGGCTATGAATGGGGTAAAGGTCTGCATCATTTTTCATACGGAATGGTTGAACTGCCTCACGGGAAAATGAAATCACGCGAAGGAACAGTTGTTGATGCCGATGATTTAATGGCTGAAATGATTGAAGTGGCTCGCAAAACATCGGAGGAATTAGGAAAGCTGGAGGGCTATACCGATGATGAGTTGAATAGAACATATAAAATAATTGCCCTTGGGGCCTTAAAATACTTCATGTTGAAGGTTGACCCTAAAAAGAATATGCTTTTCAATCCGGAAGAATCAATTGATTTCAATGGGAATACGGGACCGTTTATTCAATACACACATGCACGGATTCGCTCAGTTATTCGAAAAGCTACAAAAAAAGGAATTCAGTTGAGTTTTGATTTGGACTCAACTCTCAATCTTTCAGAAAAAGAGCAGGAGTTAATCAAGTCAATATCTCTTTATCCAACAGTTGTTAAAGAAGCAGGCGATATTTACAGTCCGGCGTTAATAGCCAATTATATTTATAGTCTGGTAAAAGAGTTTAATCAGTTTTATCACGACCATACAATTTTAGGTGAAGAAGATGAATCAGTTCGTAATTTCAGGTTGCTGCTATCACAAACTATTGCAGATATTGTGAAGTCAGGAATGGGATTACTAGGGATTGAAGTTCCTGAGCGGATGTAA
- the ffh gene encoding signal recognition particle protein — protein sequence MFENLNEKLERSFQLLKGQGRITEINIAETLKEVRRALLDADVNFKIAKSFTETVKDKALGADVLSAVKPGEMMVKIVHDELAELMGGKSVDINLGGNPTVILIAGLQGSGKTTFSGKLSKLIKSKRGKHPLLVAGDVYRPAAIDQLKVLGEQINVPVYTEEGNKEPVKIAQAAIKHAKANGNDVVIIDTAGRLAIDEQMMNEIAAVKKAVSPHEILFVVDSMTGQDAVNTAKEFNDRLDFDGVVLTKLDGDTRGGAALSIRSVVEKPIKYVGTGEKMEALDVFHPERMADRILGMGDIVSLVEKAQEQFDVDEARKMQKKLAKNQFNFEDFLKQIQQIKKMGNIKDLAAMIPGMGKAMKNMDIDDDAFKHIEAIIHSMTTAERNDPSLLNGSRRKRIANGSGTDIQEVNRLIKQFAETRKMMKMVSQGKNMGRMMGNMRAR from the coding sequence ATGTTTGAAAATCTTAATGAAAAATTAGAACGGTCGTTTCAGTTGCTAAAAGGGCAAGGAAGAATAACCGAGATTAATATAGCTGAAACGCTAAAGGAAGTGCGGCGAGCATTGCTTGATGCCGATGTTAACTTTAAAATAGCCAAATCATTTACCGAAACTGTCAAGGATAAGGCTCTGGGGGCGGATGTACTTTCGGCGGTGAAACCAGGTGAAATGATGGTTAAAATTGTTCATGATGAGCTAGCCGAATTGATGGGTGGTAAGTCAGTGGATATTAATCTTGGGGGAAATCCTACTGTAATTTTAATTGCCGGATTGCAAGGTTCTGGTAAGACGACTTTTTCCGGTAAGCTTTCAAAATTAATTAAAAGTAAGCGAGGCAAGCATCCGTTGTTGGTTGCTGGAGATGTTTATCGTCCGGCTGCAATCGATCAGTTGAAAGTGCTGGGTGAACAAATTAATGTACCTGTTTATACTGAAGAGGGCAATAAAGAGCCCGTGAAAATTGCACAGGCAGCTATCAAGCATGCTAAAGCGAATGGTAACGATGTCGTTATTATCGATACGGCAGGGCGTTTAGCTATTGATGAGCAAATGATGAATGAAATTGCGGCAGTAAAAAAGGCAGTTTCACCACACGAGATTTTATTTGTAGTCGATTCGATGACAGGTCAGGATGCAGTAAATACAGCTAAGGAATTTAATGATCGGCTGGATTTTGATGGAGTAGTTCTAACAAAATTGGATGGAGATACAAGAGGTGGTGCCGCACTTTCGATTCGTTCGGTTGTTGAAAAACCAATTAAATATGTTGGTACGGGCGAAAAAATGGAGGCTCTGGATGTTTTCCATCCAGAACGTATGGCTGACCGAATCTTAGGTATGGGCGACATTGTTTCGCTGGTTGAAAAAGCACAGGAACAATTTGATGTTGATGAAGCCCGTAAAATGCAAAAGAAACTGGCCAAAAATCAGTTCAATTTTGAAGATTTCTTGAAACAGATCCAGCAAATCAAAAAAATGGGTAATATCAAGGATTTGGCTGCAATGATACCGGGCATGGGAAAGGCGATGAAAAATATGGATATTGATGATGATGCTTTTAAGCACATCGAAGCGATCATTCATTCAATGACTACTGCTGAAAGAAATGACCCTTCATTGTTGAACGGATCGAGAAGAAAACGGATTGCGAACGGTTCTGGAACTGATAT